The following proteins are co-located in the Apium graveolens cultivar Ventura chromosome 5, ASM990537v1, whole genome shotgun sequence genome:
- the LOC141660832 gene encoding CENP-B homolog protein 2-like, with amino-acid sequence MIEWYTTDTYNINFVLQYTPMSSHHLKGVKKSAITDKIRSAICEYKKENPGVSQKDLQAWVHQKYDLDISQSTISNTLKRASEYLSDERKQSDVKKHKSAKYPELEKVLFEWFLQRQDKVNMSGEIIQEKGKELMKKMYGESNSDFSFSSGWLERFKARYGIKSYRRFGESGSVMMENIENALPGIRSKLDQFQLKDIYNMDETGLFYRLEADHSLATKQLEGRKKDKERITVVVCCNGDGSDKVPLWIIGKYANPRCFKNVNINNLNCVYRFNKKAWMTGLLFQEFVTWFDSKMNGRKVLLIVDNCPAHPKIVEGLRNTELFFLPPNTTSKIQPCDAGIIRAFKVHYRRRLYSSMLQSLEVNATNPEKVNILNAISFANMAWNIDVKTTTITNCFRHCKIRSEENDEQELGEINEGVEGLNEVISNLRYRNVMDVEHLLNYPNENDAVMESPTDEEIIESVMSTDEGTDPEPDDSNVIPSVSSKEAFQALTTLNNYLLQHEQNIPGVIFALHKVKDEINFGFGGKKKQATIDSYFNKN; translated from the coding sequence ATGATAGAATGGTACACTACAGACACATACAATATCAACTTTGTTTTACAGTATACACCAATGTCTTCGCATCATCTAAAAGGAGTGAAAAAATCAGCAATCACAGATAAGATAAGGAGTGCTATTTGTGAATATAAAAAGGAGAATCCAGGTGTAAGCCAGAAAGATTTACAAGCATGGGTACATCAAAAATATGACTTAGATATCAGTCAATCAACTATATCAAACACACTCAAGAGAGCCTCGGAATACTTGTCCGACGAGAGGAAACAAAGTGATGTCAAAAAACACAAATCAGCAAAATATCCAGAGTTAGAGAAAGTTTTGTTTGAGTGGTTTCTTCAAAGGCAAGATAAAGTTAATATGTCTGGAGAAATCATTCAAGAAAAAGGAAAGGAGCTAATGAAGAAAATGTATGGGGAAAGTAATTCCGATTTTAGCTTTTCCAGTGGATGGTTAGAACGTTTCAAGGCAAGATATGGAATCAAATCTTATCGGCGTTTTGGTGAAAGTGGTTCAGTGATGATGGAGAACATTGAAAATGCATTGCCAGGCATCCGATCAAAATTGGATCAATTTCAGTTGAAAGATATTTATAACATGGATGAAACGGGATTATTCTATCGACTTGAAGCTGACCATTCACTAGCTACCAAACAGCTAGAGGGCCGCAAAAAAGATAAAGAGAGAATCACTGTAGTTGTGTGTTGCAACGGTGATGGGTCTGACAAAGTTCCACTTTGGATCATTGGTAAGTACGCCAATCCTAGGTGCTTTAAAAATGTGAATATAAACAATCTTAATTGTGTGTATCGGTTTAACAAGAAGGCTTGGATGACTGGCTTGCTTTTTCAAGAATTTGTTACTTGGTTTGATAGTAAAATGAATGGCAGGAAGGTACTTTTGATTGTTGACAATTGTCCTGCTCATCCAAAAATAGTTGAAGGCTTGAGAAATACAGAGTTGTTCTTTCTACCTCCTAACACAACATCTAAGATTCAACCATGCGATGCTGGAATTATTCGAGCATTTAAAGTTCACTATCGGCGTCGTCTATATTCTAGCATGTTGCAAAGTCTTGAAGTTAATGCAACAAATCCTGAAAAAGTTAATATCTTGAATGCTATTAGTTTTGCTAACATGGCTTGGAATATTGATGTGAAAACAACCACAATTACAAATTGTTTTCGGCATTGCAAGATTCGTTcagaagaaaatgatgaacaaGAACTTGGAGAAATAAATGAAGGTGTCGAAGGATTAAATGAAGTTATCTCTAATTTACGATATAGGAATGTGATGGATGTCGAGCATCTCTTAAACTATCCAAACGAGAATGATGCGGTTATGGAATCACCTACGGATGAAGAAATCATTGAGTCGGTAATGAGCACTGATGAAGGGACTGATCCTGAACCCGACGATAGCAATGTCATCCCAAGCGTGTCATCAAAGGAAGCATTTCAAGCACTCACCACTTTGAACAATTACTTGTTACAACACGAGCAAAACATACCAGGAGTTATTTTTGCTTTACATAAAGTCAAGGACGAGATTAATTTTGGCTTTGGTGGAAAGAAGAAACAAGCTACAATAGattcatattttaataagaattaa